A region of the bacterium genome:
GGAGAGGATCCGGAAGATCGAGGCCGGCGAGATCAAGATCGTGGGCGTCAATTGCTACGCGGAATCCGAGAAATCCCCCCTCACGACCGGCGAGGACGGCGGGTTCATGAAGGTCGATCCCAAGGCGGAACGGCAACAGATCGACCGCCTGAACGCCTTTCGCAAATCGCGGGATGAGGGAAAGGTGAAGAAGGCCCTGGAAGACCTGATGGCCGCGGCCAAGAACGACAAGAACATCATGCCCGCCTCGGTCGGGTGCGCGCACGCGGGCGTCACCACCGGCGAGTGGGCCTTCGCCCTCCGCGAGGTTTTTGGCGAATACCGGGCGCCCACCGGCGTGGGCGGCCAGCGATCGGCCGACCCGAACGCCGAGGCCTTCAAAGGCCTGCGCCAGAAGGTGGAGGATAAAAGCAAAAAATTGGGCGGCCGCATCCGCATGCTCGTGGGCAAACCCGGCCTGGACGGGCACTCCAACGGCGCCGAGCAGATCGCCGTGCGCGCGCGCGACGCCGGTTTCGAGGTCATCTACCAGGGCATCCGTCTCACGCCCGAACAGATCGTCGCCGCCGCGCGTGACGAGGGCGCGAACGTTGTCGGCCTCTCCATCCTCTCCGGCTCGCACAACGAGCTCCTGGCCGACATCATGGAGAGGATGAAAAAGGCGGGACTCGGAAAAATCCCGGTGGTCGTCGGCGGCATTATTCCCGAATCCGACAAGCCATACCTCCAAAGACTGGGCGTCGCGCGGGTCTATACGCCCAAGGACTTCGAGCTCAACCGCATCCTCTCCGAAATCGCCGACCTGGTCTAGCCTTGACGCGAACCCCAGCGCTCGACTAGACACGAAAGCTCATTTTTCGGCCCCCCTTCCCGGGGGCTGTTACGTCCAGCCAGGATGGACGTAACGGAAACAGGAGGCCCCATGGCGAAGGACATTTACGAACTCGGCGAAATCCCCCCCCTGGGCGAGACCCCCAAGAAGATGTACGCTCAGGTGGTCCGTCAGGACCGTTTCGGCGAGCCCAAGAATGCCTTCCAACGGGAGGCCGTCGAGATTCCCTCCCTCGAACCGGACGAGGTCCTGGTCTACGTCATGGCCGCGGGCGTCAACTACAACAACGTCTGGGCCGCCCTGGGCGTCCCCGTCGACGTCATCAAGCCGCGTTCAAAAGATCCCTTCTGGAAGGACGAGAGCGGTTTCCACGTGGGCGGGAGCGACGCCTCCGGCATCGTCTGGAAGGTCGGGAGCGCCGTGAAGAACCTCAAGGTCGGCGACGAGGTCGTCGTCCATTGCGGCCAGTGGAAACAGGACGAGGCGTCGGTCAAGGCCGGCATCGACCCGATGTATTCCCCGAGCTTCCGCATTTGGGGCTACGAGAACAACTGGGGCAGCTTCGCGCAATTCACCAAGGTTCAAGACCACCAGTGCCTGCCCAAGCCCAAGCACCTCTCGTGGGAGGAGTCCGCGGCCTACATGCTGGTCGGCGCCACCGCCTACCGCATGCTCCACGGCTGGCCCGAGCACAAGGTCCGGGAAGGCGACGTCGTCCTGATTTGGGGCGGCACGGGGGGATTGGGCTCGATGGCGATCCAGATCGTCAAGGCGGCCGGAGGCGTGCCCATCGCGGTGGTCGGCGGCGACGACAAGATCGAGTTCTGCAAAAAGCTCGGCGCCAAGGGCGCCATCAACCGGAAGAACTTCAACCATTGGGGCATGCTCCCGCACTGGAAGGATACGGAAAAATACAACCAGTGGGCCCAGGGCGCGAAGTCCTTCGGCAAGGCCATCTGGGACGTGCTGGGCGAAAAGAAGTCCCCGCGTATCGTCTTCGAGCACCCGGGCGAGGAGACCGTTCCGACGTCCATCTTCGTCTGCGACACCGGCGGCATGGTCGTGATCTGCGCCGGCACCTCCGGTTACAATGCGACGATCGACCTCCGCTACCACTGGATGCGCCAGAAGCGTTTCCAGGGTTCGCACTTCGCCAACGACGACCAGGCCAAGGGATTCAACGACCTGGTCCTCGCGAACAAGATCGACCCTTGCCTCTCTCAGACCTTCGAATTCGCCGAGACCGGCACATGCCATCAGCTCATGCGGGAGAACAAGCACCCCGCCGGCAACATGGCGATCTTGGTCAATGCGAAGAAGAAGGGGTTGAAGAATCTCGACGAGACGATCAAGGCGCAGATGAAATAATGGCGTAGGGTCGATCCTCGTGATCGCCCGGTGCTACAACAAGTCCCCGATCGGAACCGACGTCGAATTCGGCAGGCGCTTCAAGTCCTCCAACTTCATCGGGTCCACTTCCCAAGCCGGAATGCCGACGCTTGAGAGTTGGTTGAGCACCGGCCCCTCAAGATCGCCGGCCCGGCCGTAAATATCGGGGTAAACGACCACCGCGTCCTCCAGGACC
Encoded here:
- the ccrA gene encoding crotonyl-CoA carboxylase/reductase; translation: MAKDIYELGEIPPLGETPKKMYAQVVRQDRFGEPKNAFQREAVEIPSLEPDEVLVYVMAAGVNYNNVWAALGVPVDVIKPRSKDPFWKDESGFHVGGSDASGIVWKVGSAVKNLKVGDEVVVHCGQWKQDEASVKAGIDPMYSPSFRIWGYENNWGSFAQFTKVQDHQCLPKPKHLSWEESAAYMLVGATAYRMLHGWPEHKVREGDVVLIWGGTGGLGSMAIQIVKAAGGVPIAVVGGDDKIEFCKKLGAKGAINRKNFNHWGMLPHWKDTEKYNQWAQGAKSFGKAIWDVLGEKKSPRIVFEHPGEETVPTSIFVCDTGGMVVICAGTSGYNATIDLRYHWMRQKRFQGSHFANDDQAKGFNDLVLANKIDPCLSQTFEFAETGTCHQLMRENKHPAGNMAILVNAKKKGLKNLDETIKAQMK